From Pseudomonas sp. LS1212, the proteins below share one genomic window:
- a CDS encoding sigma-54 dependent transcriptional regulator has product MWRETKILLIDDDSVRRRDLAVILNFLGEENLTCTSHDWQQVVESLSSSREVLCVLVGTVNAPGALLGLLKTVATWDEFLPVLLLGENSSVDLPEEQRRRVLSSLEMPPSYSKLLDSLHRAQVYREMYDQARERGRQREPNLFRSLVGTSRAIQHVRQMMQQVADTDASVLILGESGTGKEVVARNLHYHSKRRDAPFVPVNCGAIPAELLESELFGHEKGAFTGAITSRAGRFELANGGTLFLDEIGDMPLPMQVKLLRVLQERTFERVGSNKTQSIDVRIIAATHKNLESMIEAGTFREDLYYRLNVFPIDMAPLRERVEDIPLLMNELISRMEHEKRGSIRFNSAAIMSLCRHGWPGNVRELANLVERMAIMHPYGVIGVVELPKKFRYVDDEDEQLVDSLRTDLEERVAINGHPQELNAGAMLPPEGLDLKDYLGGLEQGLIQQALDDANGIVARAAERLRIRRTTLVEKMRKYGMSRREGDEQADD; this is encoded by the coding sequence ATGTGGCGTGAAACCAAAATTCTGCTGATCGATGACGATAGCGTCCGCCGCCGCGACCTGGCGGTGATCTTGAATTTTCTCGGCGAAGAAAATTTGACCTGCACAAGCCATGACTGGCAGCAGGTGGTCGAGTCGTTGTCATCCAGTCGTGAAGTACTCTGCGTCCTGGTCGGGACCGTCAATGCTCCGGGTGCTCTTCTGGGCCTGCTTAAGACAGTGGCAACCTGGGATGAGTTCCTTCCGGTTCTGCTTTTAGGTGAAAATTCTTCGGTCGACCTGCCCGAAGAACAGCGCCGCCGTGTGCTGTCGAGCCTGGAAATGCCTCCCAGCTACAGTAAATTGCTCGATTCGCTGCACCGGGCCCAGGTCTATCGCGAGATGTACGACCAGGCGCGCGAGCGCGGCCGCCAGCGCGAACCGAACCTGTTCCGCAGCCTGGTCGGCACCAGCCGTGCCATCCAGCATGTGCGCCAGATGATGCAGCAAGTCGCCGACACCGACGCCAGCGTATTGATCCTGGGCGAGTCGGGCACCGGCAAGGAAGTGGTAGCGCGCAACCTTCACTACCACTCCAAGCGTCGCGATGCGCCTTTCGTGCCGGTCAACTGTGGTGCCATTCCCGCCGAGTTGCTCGAGAGCGAATTGTTCGGCCATGAGAAGGGCGCCTTCACCGGTGCGATCACCAGCCGTGCCGGCCGCTTCGAGCTGGCCAATGGCGGCACCCTGTTCCTCGACGAAATCGGCGACATGCCGCTGCCCATGCAGGTCAAGCTGCTGCGCGTGCTGCAGGAGCGCACCTTCGAGCGGGTCGGCAGCAACAAGACCCAAAGCATCGATGTGCGGATCATTGCCGCTACCCACAAGAACCTGGAAAGCATGATCGAGGCCGGTACCTTTCGCGAGGACCTGTACTACCGCCTGAACGTGTTCCCGATCGACATGGCGCCGTTGCGCGAGCGCGTCGAAGATATTCCGTTGCTGATGAACGAGCTGATCTCGCGCATGGAGCACGAAAAGCGCGGCTCGATCCGCTTCAACTCGGCGGCGATCATGTCGCTGTGCCGGCACGGCTGGCCGGGCAACGTCCGTGAGCTGGCCAACCTGGTTGAGCGTATGGCGATCATGCATCCTTATGGGGTGATCGGTGTAGTCGAGCTGCCGAAGAAATTTCGCTATGTCGACGACGAAGACGAACAGTTGGTCGACAGCCTGCGCACCGACCTGGAAGAGCGGGTGGCGATCAATGGCCATCCGCAGGAGCTCAACGCCGGTGCGATGCTGCCACCTGAAGGCCTGGACCTGAAGGATTACCTGGGCGGGCTTGAGCAGGGGCTGATCCAGCAAGCGCTGGACGATGCCAACGGGATCGTCGCACGCGCCGCCGAACGTCTGCGCATTCGCCGTACCACGCTGGTGGAAAAGATGCGCAAGTACGGCATGAGTCGCCGTGAAGGTGATGAACAGGCGGATGATTGA